Proteins from a single region of Schistocerca gregaria isolate iqSchGreg1 chromosome 3, iqSchGreg1.2, whole genome shotgun sequence:
- the LOC126355297 gene encoding uncharacterized protein LOC126355297, with product MKRLCVILLLLKIFIFENCLCQKEAEVMCNYNFSTVNYSNSETASSNKHKSGKASCDKQVLIKGLSHMGVANPEDVGILPSSVKNLDDLCSRIEEALERMVPVAISCATDEEMIYFRTLLIGMIALSSMLCNNNTFRADYKTQENCLNKLYWDLEDCEGPAQWICNKNETFVCDTYRKIQTCVFLKSGVLCGWTGAAIMNVALREATDKMLRKKCKNVRCEPTIPKDIVFATFGSSPLYVADLCTLFGAFISSLFCFINRV from the coding sequence ATGAAGCGACTTTGCGTTATACTTCTGTtactaaaaatttttatctttgaaaaTTGTTTATGCCAAAAAGAGGCAGAAGTGATGTGTAATTATAATTTTTCTACTGTAAATTACAGCAACTCCGAAACAGCTTCGTCCAATAAGCACAAAAGTGGAAAAGCGTCGTGCGATAAACAAGTTCTTATCAAGGGACTGAGTCATATGGGCGTCGCAAACCCCGAAGACGTGGGTATACTACCTAGCTCCGTGAAAAATCTCGACGATCTTTGCAGCAGAATTGAAGAAGCTCTTGAGAGAATGGTTCCTGTGGCAATCAGCTGTGCAACAGACGAAGAAATGATCTATTTCAGGACGCTGTTGATCGGTATGATTGCTCTTAGTTCCATGCtctgtaacaacaacactttcagggCAGACTACAAAACGCAAGAGAATTGTCTGAATAAACTCTATTGGGATCTTGAAGACTGCGAGGGCCCAGCCCAGTGgatttgtaataaaaatgaaacattCGTTTGTGACACTTACAGAAAGATCCAAACATGCGTCTTCCTGAAGTCGGGCGTGCTCTGTGGATGGACGGGTGCTGCAATCATGAACGTAGCGCTTAGGGAAGCCACAGATAAGATGCTCCGCAAGAAATGCAAAAATGTTCGGTGCGAGCCAACCATACCGAAAGATATCGTCTTTGCGACATTTGGATCATCTCCCCTCTATGTGGCAGACCTGTGCACATTATTTGGAGCTTTTATTTCTTCGTTGTTCTGCTTTATTAATCGTGTATAA